One window of Hymenobacter sp. BRD128 genomic DNA carries:
- a CDS encoding glycoside hydrolase family 125 protein translates to MNRRSFVRGAGLLAASPLLPFSSLEALAAPAFPVVRPAASQRHFRSRAVEAAITEFQQKVQDPELGWLFGNCFPNTLDTTVTHTTAGGRPDTYVITGDIDAMWLRDSSAQVWPYLALAPHDAALRQLIAGVINRQTQCILQDPYANAFYGDKTKVGEWKTDLTAMQPGVHERKWEIDSLCYPIRLGYHYWKTTGDQQPFDAQWRRAIDLIVKTFREQQRKAGPGPYHFQRETAKATDTQAMAGYGYPVRPCGLIASAFRPSDDATVLQFLVPSNFFAVASLRQAALMLNDIHHDSQGYNDLMAFADEVATALRQHALVAHPEFGQVYAYEVDGYGGRLFLDDANVPSLLALPYLGALPLNDPIYQNTRKLVLSAANPFFYKGTAAEGIGGPHVGADMIWPIAITMRGLTSTDDAEIRACVQTLKATHAGTGFMHESFHKDDAKKFTRSWFAWANTLFGEFLWKVYKERPALLA, encoded by the coding sequence ATGAATCGCCGCTCGTTTGTGCGGGGCGCCGGCTTGCTGGCCGCTAGCCCCCTGCTGCCTTTTTCGTCTTTGGAAGCCCTGGCCGCCCCGGCGTTTCCGGTGGTGCGGCCGGCGGCTAGCCAGCGGCACTTTCGCAGCCGGGCCGTGGAGGCGGCCATCACGGAGTTTCAGCAGAAGGTACAAGACCCCGAGCTGGGCTGGCTGTTTGGCAACTGCTTCCCCAATACCCTCGACACCACCGTGACGCACACCACCGCCGGCGGGCGGCCCGATACCTACGTCATCACCGGCGACATCGACGCCATGTGGCTGCGCGACTCGTCGGCCCAGGTGTGGCCCTACCTGGCCCTGGCCCCGCACGACGCGGCCCTGCGCCAGCTCATTGCGGGCGTGATTAACCGCCAGACGCAGTGCATCTTGCAAGACCCCTACGCCAATGCATTTTATGGCGACAAAACCAAGGTGGGCGAGTGGAAAACCGACCTCACCGCCATGCAGCCCGGCGTGCACGAGCGCAAGTGGGAAATTGACTCGCTTTGCTACCCCATCCGGCTCGGGTATCACTACTGGAAAACCACCGGCGACCAGCAGCCCTTCGACGCGCAGTGGCGCCGGGCCATCGACCTCATTGTAAAGACCTTTCGCGAGCAGCAGCGCAAGGCCGGGCCCGGCCCCTATCACTTTCAGCGCGAAACGGCCAAGGCCACCGATACCCAGGCAATGGCCGGCTACGGCTACCCGGTGCGGCCCTGCGGGCTCATTGCCTCGGCCTTTCGGCCCAGCGACGATGCCACGGTGCTGCAATTTCTGGTGCCCAGCAATTTCTTCGCCGTGGCTAGCCTGCGCCAGGCCGCGCTCATGCTCAACGACATCCACCACGATTCGCAGGGTTACAACGACCTCATGGCTTTTGCCGACGAAGTGGCCACCGCCCTGCGCCAGCACGCCCTCGTGGCGCACCCCGAGTTTGGCCAGGTCTATGCCTATGAAGTGGATGGCTACGGTGGCCGCCTCTTCCTGGACGATGCCAACGTGCCCAGCCTGCTAGCCCTGCCCTACCTGGGGGCGCTGCCCCTCAACGACCCCATTTACCAAAACACCCGCAAGCTGGTGCTTTCGGCCGCCAACCCCTTCTTTTACAAGGGCACCGCGGCCGAGGGCATCGGCGGGCCGCACGTGGGGGCCGACATGATTTGGCCCATCGCCATCACCATGCGCGGCCTCACCAGCACCGACGACGCCGAAATCCGGGCCTGCGTGCAAACCCTGAAAGCTACCCACGCCGGCACGGGCTTCATGCACGAGTCGTTTCACAAAGACGACGCCAAGAAATTCACCCGCAGCTGGTTTGCCTGGGCCAACACGCTGTTTGGGGAGTTTTTGTGGAAGGTATATAAGGAGCGGCCGGCGCTGCTGGCCTAG
- a CDS encoding ADP-ribosylglycohydrolase family protein, which produces MTTTATTRAALLGLAVGDALGVPVEFISRHVRQRDPVTGLRAYGTHHQPAGTWSDDSSLTFCLAETLARPGELAAAPDLADFGRRAINWLDNSYWTAHNQRFDVGGATRAAIQSLKVGVAPSQAGPRSEFDNGNGALMRILPLVFHQAWQAENLDLNAAWALTEAVASVTHGHPRSTLGCFLYLLVARGLVAGLAPAAAYEQMQTLANDWLHKQAKGPVFYEWPKYGAILDGSLPAQSEPDIKSSGYVVHTLEAALWCLLRHDTYAATVLAAVNLGDDTDTTGAVAGGLAGLAYGEAGIPPEWLAGLARRADIEDLAGRLAAAS; this is translated from the coding sequence ATGACTACTACTGCCACCACCCGCGCCGCCCTGCTAGGCCTGGCCGTGGGCGACGCCCTAGGCGTGCCCGTTGAGTTTATCAGCCGCCACGTGCGCCAGCGCGACCCCGTGACCGGGCTGCGTGCCTACGGCACCCACCACCAGCCGGCTGGCACATGGTCTGATGATTCGTCGCTCACCTTTTGCCTAGCTGAGACCCTGGCCCGGCCCGGCGAGCTAGCTGCCGCGCCCGACCTGGCCGACTTCGGCCGCCGCGCCATCAACTGGCTGGACAACAGCTATTGGACCGCCCACAACCAGAGGTTTGACGTGGGCGGCGCTACCCGGGCCGCCATCCAAAGCCTCAAGGTGGGCGTGGCCCCTAGCCAAGCTGGCCCGCGCTCGGAGTTCGACAACGGCAACGGCGCGCTGATGCGGATTCTGCCGCTCGTTTTTCACCAAGCCTGGCAGGCTGAAAACCTGGATTTGAACGCCGCCTGGGCGCTCACCGAGGCCGTGGCCAGCGTTACGCACGGTCACCCGCGCTCCACCTTGGGGTGCTTTTTGTACCTGCTGGTGGCGCGCGGGTTGGTCGCCGGGCTAGCCCCGGCCGCTGCCTATGAACAGATGCAGACCCTAGCCAACGACTGGCTGCATAAGCAGGCGAAAGGCCCGGTTTTCTACGAATGGCCCAAGTACGGCGCCATACTAGATGGCAGCCTGCCCGCCCAGTCCGAACCCGACATAAAATCCTCCGGCTACGTGGTGCATACCCTGGAAGCCGCCCTCTGGTGCCTGCTGCGGCACGACACTTACGCCGCCACGGTGCTGGCCGCCGTAAACCTTGGCGACGACACCGACACCACCGGCGCAGTAGCCGGCGGCCTGGCCGGGCTAGCCTACGGCGAGGCGGGCATCCCGCCCGAGTGGCTGGCCGGGCTGGCCCGCCGCGCCGATATCGAAGACCTGGCCGGGCGCCTGGCGGCGGCCAGCTAG
- a CDS encoding VWA domain-containing protein: MPESPTAARWKLVLGAAADADNSVAMPADYGALDQVLTALYDGERRGGLGASAPRVSRWLGDIRQYFPAEVVAVMQQDAMDRLGLNQLLLEPEILRTVQADVHLVATLLSLGRVMPAKAKATAREVVTKVVRELEQKLAQPLRQAVQGALSRAVRNPRPRYHEINWGATIRANLKHYQASHRTIIPERLVGHGRRGQALKEIVLCLDQSGSMAASVVYAGVCGAVLASLRAVKTHMVVFDTAVVNLTEELRDPVELLFGVQLGGGTDINLALSYCQQLITRPTDTMLVLVTDLYEGGNERELLKRAAALKASGVTLVVLLALSDEGAPSFDRRLAEQLAALGIPSFACTPARFPELMANAIQGRKLDAGS; this comes from the coding sequence ATGCCCGAGAGCCCTACCGCCGCCCGCTGGAAGCTCGTGCTCGGCGCCGCTGCCGATGCCGACAACTCGGTGGCAATGCCCGCCGACTACGGCGCACTCGACCAAGTACTCACGGCCCTCTACGACGGTGAGCGTCGGGGCGGCCTCGGCGCTTCGGCCCCGCGCGTGAGCCGCTGGCTGGGCGACATCCGCCAGTACTTTCCGGCCGAGGTGGTGGCCGTGATGCAGCAGGACGCGATGGACCGCCTGGGTCTCAACCAGCTGCTGCTGGAGCCCGAAATCCTGCGCACCGTGCAGGCCGATGTGCACCTCGTGGCCACGCTGCTTTCGCTCGGCCGCGTGATGCCCGCCAAGGCCAAAGCCACCGCCCGCGAGGTAGTGACCAAAGTGGTGCGCGAGCTGGAGCAGAAGCTAGCCCAGCCACTGCGCCAAGCCGTGCAAGGCGCTCTAAGCCGCGCCGTGCGCAACCCCCGCCCCCGCTACCACGAAATCAACTGGGGCGCCACCATCCGGGCCAACCTCAAGCACTACCAGGCTAGCCACCGCACCATTATTCCGGAGCGGCTGGTAGGCCACGGGCGGCGCGGGCAGGCGCTCAAGGAAATCGTGCTTTGCCTCGACCAAAGCGGCTCGATGGCCGCCTCGGTGGTGTATGCGGGCGTGTGTGGGGCGGTGCTGGCCTCGCTGCGGGCCGTAAAAACGCACATGGTCGTCTTTGACACCGCCGTGGTAAACCTTACCGAAGAACTGCGCGACCCGGTGGAGTTGCTTTTTGGGGTGCAGCTCGGCGGTGGCACCGATATCAACCTGGCTCTTAGCTATTGTCAACAGCTTATTACCCGGCCCACCGATACTATGCTGGTGCTCGTAACCGACCTCTACGAGGGCGGCAACGAGCGCGAGCTACTCAAGCGCGCCGCCGCGCTCAAGGCCAGCGGCGTGACCCTGGTGGTGCTGCTAGCCCTCTCCGACGAAGGCGCCCCTAGCTTCGACCGCCGCCTGGCCGAGCAGCTGGCAGCGCTGGGCATCCCGAGCTTTGCCTGCACGCCGGCGCGGTTTCCGGAGCTAATGGCTAACGCCATTCAGGGACGCAAGCTGGACGCTGGCAGCTAG
- a CDS encoding 2'-5' RNA ligase family protein — protein MTLAEHYTSMREAAVRQLAHGAADLDPLIDSLHDDRRGITLLARPPAAITTVMEAMLADFRRIDPAQYYYPASDIHLTILSIISCYSGFTLRAIDPDAYRATVQTSLQDCRAFPITYAGLTASPGSIMVQGFPQDDGLASLRNTTRRIFQSSGLQQSIDQRYRLQTAHSTVIRFRKPLANPALLLAVLRKYEQHFVGTFEVNTVELVYNDWYQRAPNTVLLAKYAL, from the coding sequence ATGACTTTAGCCGAACACTACACGTCCATGCGGGAAGCTGCCGTGCGCCAGCTGGCGCATGGCGCGGCCGACCTTGACCCACTTATCGACTCACTACACGACGACCGCCGGGGCATTACCCTGCTGGCGCGCCCGCCCGCCGCTATCACGACTGTTATGGAGGCTATGCTGGCCGATTTTCGGCGTATTGACCCGGCGCAGTATTACTACCCGGCTAGCGACATTCACCTCACTATCTTGTCAATAATCTCTTGCTATTCAGGCTTTACGCTTCGCGCTATCGACCCCGATGCTTACCGGGCGACGGTGCAGACTAGCCTGCAAGACTGCCGCGCCTTCCCTATCACCTACGCGGGCCTCACGGCCTCGCCGGGTAGCATTATGGTGCAGGGCTTTCCGCAAGATGACGGCCTAGCTAGCCTGCGCAATACCACGCGAAGAATTTTCCAAAGCTCGGGCCTTCAGCAGTCTATCGACCAGCGCTACCGCCTGCAAACGGCGCACTCCACGGTTATTCGCTTTCGGAAACCGCTTGCCAATCCGGCACTTTTGTTGGCTGTTCTTAGGAAGTATGAACAGCACTTCGTTGGCACTTTCGAAGTAAATACTGTCGAGCTGGTGTACAACGACTGGTACCAGCGGGCGCCCAATACCGTTTTGCTCGCGAAGTATGCGCTGTAA
- a CDS encoding DUF5682 family protein, translated as MPSDLRLFGIRHHGPGSAASLGAALDAFRPDIVLLECPADGEAALATLADPELVPPVALLLYNPRQQGQASFLPFAEFSPEWQAVRWCQRASAHVRCFDLPLGLRFANAELGNKREEVKASELANSSESADPEAPAEPPTSAQFLIPNSSLTQDPVAYLAGLAGYTDPEQWWETHLEHAPGHADTFALVLELMTALREESARPETAETLLREAYMRETLRATLAQGYPRVAVVCGAWHAPVLIDPNFQKKEDKALLKGLKKMPIAATWIPWTYERLSLSAGYGAGVLSPAWYELLFTQPRATVVTQWMVRAARLLRDQDLDASSAHAIEAVRLANTLAAVRGLALPGITELQEAAVALLGGGYAEGLAVVEQELVIGKKLGAVPPGQPATPLQQDLAQQQKTLRLKPVPDRQPLALDLRQATHLLRSHLLHRLRLLDIKWGQPQRVAGGKAGTFHEEWELAWPPDMALAVLDAGRWGNTVLAAAAARATARAAETTTLEAVGSLLEEVLRADLSPAIAALVVRLETLAADTRDVTHLLAALPPLAQVLRYGNVRRTDTAQVAQVVQQLVPRLAIGLPAACAGLDLDAARPLLEKIEASHAAIRLLQEAAHEADWYAALGAVQRSAASNGLLAGAAARLLFDAQQADTEATAAVLGLALAPAQPTAYATAWIEGFLRGLGLVLIHHRPLFDLLNTWLGSLAEATFRETVPLLRRAFSEFSPPERRQLMDLAAAGPAAPTAAVEELDFDWERGARVLPVLRTLLGTPVPA; from the coding sequence ATGCCCTCCGACCTGCGCCTTTTCGGCATTCGACACCACGGCCCCGGCAGCGCCGCCAGCCTGGGGGCCGCGCTCGATGCCTTTCGGCCCGACATCGTGCTGCTCGAATGCCCGGCCGATGGTGAGGCCGCGCTGGCCACCCTCGCCGACCCCGAGCTGGTGCCACCGGTAGCGCTGCTTTTATATAACCCCAGGCAGCAGGGCCAGGCGTCGTTTCTGCCGTTTGCCGAGTTTTCGCCCGAATGGCAGGCGGTGCGCTGGTGCCAGCGCGCGAGCGCTCACGTGCGCTGCTTCGATTTGCCGCTCGGGCTGCGGTTTGCGAATGCGGAATTGGGAAATAAGAGGGAGGAAGTAAAAGCCAGTGAGCTGGCCAATTCCTCAGAAAGCGCTGACCCCGAGGCACCGGCAGAACCTCCTACCAGTGCCCAATTCCTCATTCCCAATTCTTCCTTAACCCAAGACCCCGTGGCCTACCTGGCCGGGCTAGCCGGCTACACCGACCCCGAGCAGTGGTGGGAAACGCACCTGGAGCACGCGCCCGGCCACGCCGACACCTTTGCCCTGGTACTGGAATTGATGACGGCTCTGCGCGAAGAATCGGCCCGGCCCGAAACCGCCGAAACGCTGCTGCGCGAAGCCTATATGCGCGAAACCCTGCGCGCTACCCTGGCCCAGGGCTATCCGCGCGTGGCCGTGGTATGCGGCGCCTGGCACGCGCCGGTGCTTATCGACCCCAATTTCCAGAAAAAAGAAGATAAGGCGCTACTCAAAGGCTTGAAAAAGATGCCCATCGCCGCCACCTGGATACCCTGGACGTATGAGCGGCTGTCGCTCAGCGCGGGCTACGGGGCGGGCGTGCTGTCGCCGGCCTGGTACGAGCTGCTGTTCACCCAGCCGCGCGCTACCGTGGTGACGCAGTGGATGGTGCGCGCCGCCCGCCTGCTGCGCGACCAAGATTTGGATGCTTCCTCGGCCCACGCCATCGAGGCCGTGCGGCTGGCTAATACGCTGGCCGCCGTGCGCGGGCTAGCCCTGCCGGGCATTACCGAATTGCAGGAAGCCGCCGTGGCCCTGCTGGGCGGCGGCTACGCCGAGGGACTGGCGGTGGTCGAACAGGAACTGGTAATCGGCAAAAAGCTGGGGGCGGTGCCGCCCGGCCAGCCCGCCACGCCCTTGCAGCAAGACCTGGCCCAGCAGCAGAAAACCTTGCGCCTCAAGCCCGTGCCCGACCGCCAGCCGCTGGCCCTCGACCTGCGCCAGGCAACGCATCTGTTGCGCAGCCACCTGCTGCACCGCCTGCGCCTACTCGATATAAAGTGGGGCCAGCCGCAGCGCGTGGCGGGCGGCAAGGCCGGCACGTTTCACGAGGAATGGGAACTGGCCTGGCCGCCCGATATGGCCCTGGCCGTGCTCGACGCCGGCCGCTGGGGCAACACCGTGCTGGCCGCCGCGGCCGCCCGCGCCACGGCCCGCGCCGCCGAAACCACCACGCTGGAAGCCGTGGGCAGCCTGCTCGAAGAAGTCCTGCGCGCCGACCTCAGCCCGGCCATCGCGGCGCTGGTAGTTCGCCTCGAAACCCTGGCCGCCGACACCCGCGACGTAACGCACCTGCTGGCCGCCCTGCCCCCGCTGGCCCAGGTGCTGCGCTACGGCAACGTGCGCCGCACCGACACTGCCCAGGTGGCCCAGGTGGTGCAGCAGCTGGTGCCGCGCCTGGCCATCGGCCTGCCCGCCGCCTGCGCGGGCCTCGACCTCGACGCGGCCCGGCCCCTGCTGGAGAAAATCGAGGCTAGCCACGCCGCCATTCGGCTGCTGCAAGAGGCTGCCCACGAAGCCGACTGGTACGCCGCGCTGGGCGCCGTGCAGCGCAGCGCGGCTAGCAACGGCCTGCTGGCCGGGGCCGCCGCCCGCCTGCTCTTCGACGCGCAGCAGGCCGACACCGAGGCCACGGCTGCCGTGCTGGGCCTGGCGCTGGCCCCCGCCCAGCCCACGGCCTACGCCACGGCCTGGATTGAAGGGTTTTTGCGCGGCTTGGGGCTGGTGCTCATTCACCACCGGCCCTTGTTCGACCTGCTCAATACTTGGCTGGGGAGCCTTGCCGAAGCCACGTTTCGCGAAACGGTGCCGCTGCTGCGCCGGGCATTTTCGGAGTTCTCGCCGCCCGAGCGCCGGCAGCTTATGGACCTGGCGGCGGCCGGGCCGGCGGCACCTACCGCCGCAGTCGAAGAACTGGATTTTGACTGGGAGCGCGGGGCACGGGTGCTGCCGGTGCTGCGCACGCTGCTCGGCACGCCGGTGCCGGCCTAG
- a CDS encoding beta-1,3-glucanase family protein gives MKKPSLLALLGLLLWSILLPPRSQAQGNSSLPFTINNNSTTADADLYVAIVGIDTNNNHVWVNAANSQVLPMSTSYNTVTGPTVNGNTGPGGNSKYAACFTKLSAIPNKTFTLPFIAGCRVYISRGQQLYFYFFGASGAPSGYTAPNPQNSSDPNTGIIYETIELTNNSGGFFGNTTRVDAFNFPMGLELTGNGYYKKTGELKSAADIVSAYKANVPTEFQGTVNSSTGVITFPSKTPAFQDGTNGTTAGPYGNYFKSYLDAIWAKYKNEDLIFNAGNAGVFKGRVGADNRLVVVGQSGAYNGRTGIITREPTTQEAFEGKGVLATRNSDGDCDLVVQAQLTAAVNRHAVSVASAAAGQQNFYNVAGFYQTAPMNYYARFWHLPGISVNNLSYGFAYDDVADQSSTLQTPQPTKVVATWGGFVGQASSTGFSLQLEAENYSVKSGMQVEACSDTGGGQDMGYIAAGNYLVFNTINFPTTGTYTIEYRVASGASGGTVSSDLNAGAIQLGNTAIPGTGGWQNWTTVSRTATISAGTYNFGVYAQTAGYNINWIRISKPSGARIAQVTAPVGPPNDDPLSLYPNPVADQLLLATAPELAGSTYRVVNTVGQAVRSGALGASLDVAALPAGLYLLVVTTKDQQTLSRRFTKL, from the coding sequence ATGAAAAAACCCTCACTCCTTGCCCTGCTGGGGCTACTTCTCTGGAGCATTTTGCTACCGCCGCGCAGCCAGGCCCAGGGCAACAGCAGTCTGCCATTCACGATTAACAACAACTCGACCACGGCCGATGCCGACCTCTACGTGGCCATCGTGGGCATCGATACCAACAACAACCACGTGTGGGTGAACGCGGCCAACAGCCAGGTGCTACCCATGAGCACCAGCTACAACACCGTGACTGGCCCCACCGTGAATGGCAACACCGGCCCCGGCGGCAACTCGAAGTACGCGGCCTGCTTTACCAAGCTCAGCGCCATTCCGAACAAGACGTTTACCCTGCCTTTTATTGCGGGCTGCCGGGTGTATATCTCGCGGGGGCAACAGCTGTATTTCTACTTTTTCGGGGCTAGCGGCGCGCCCTCGGGCTACACCGCGCCCAACCCGCAGAACAGCAGCGACCCCAACACGGGTATTATTTACGAAACCATTGAGCTGACCAACAACTCGGGCGGCTTCTTCGGCAACACCACCCGCGTCGATGCCTTCAACTTCCCGATGGGCCTGGAGCTGACCGGCAACGGCTACTACAAGAAAACCGGCGAATTGAAGTCGGCCGCCGACATCGTGAGTGCCTATAAGGCTAACGTGCCCACCGAGTTTCAGGGGACGGTGAACAGCTCGACCGGTGTCATTACCTTCCCGAGCAAGACGCCGGCTTTCCAGGATGGTACCAATGGCACTACGGCTGGCCCGTATGGCAACTACTTCAAGAGCTACCTCGACGCCATCTGGGCGAAGTACAAGAACGAAGACCTGATTTTCAACGCCGGCAACGCGGGCGTGTTTAAGGGCCGCGTGGGCGCCGACAACCGCCTGGTGGTGGTGGGCCAGTCGGGCGCCTACAACGGCCGCACGGGTATTATCACCCGCGAGCCCACTACCCAGGAAGCCTTCGAGGGCAAGGGCGTGCTGGCCACCCGCAACAGCGACGGCGACTGCGACCTCGTGGTGCAGGCCCAACTTACGGCGGCGGTCAACCGCCACGCAGTCAGTGTGGCTAGCGCCGCCGCCGGGCAGCAGAATTTCTACAACGTGGCGGGCTTCTACCAGACGGCGCCCATGAACTACTACGCCCGCTTCTGGCACCTGCCGGGCATCAGCGTGAATAACCTGAGCTACGGCTTTGCCTACGACGACGTGGCCGACCAGTCGAGCACGCTGCAAACGCCGCAGCCCACCAAAGTGGTGGCTACCTGGGGCGGCTTTGTGGGGCAGGCCAGCAGCACGGGTTTCAGCCTGCAGCTCGAAGCTGAAAACTACAGCGTAAAAAGCGGGATGCAGGTAGAAGCCTGCTCGGACACTGGCGGTGGCCAGGACATGGGCTACATTGCGGCGGGCAACTACCTGGTATTTAATACTATTAACTTTCCCACCACCGGCACCTACACTATTGAGTACCGGGTAGCCAGCGGGGCCAGTGGCGGCACCGTGTCTTCGGACTTGAACGCCGGCGCTATCCAACTGGGCAACACGGCCATTCCGGGCACCGGCGGCTGGCAGAACTGGACGACCGTTTCCCGAACGGCTACCATCAGCGCCGGCACGTACAACTTCGGCGTGTATGCCCAAACGGCCGGCTACAACATCAACTGGATTCGCATCAGCAAGCCGAGCGGCGCGCGCATTGCGCAGGTAACGGCCCCCGTCGGCCCCCCAAACGACGACCCGCTGAGCCTCTACCCCAACCCCGTGGCCGACCAGTTGCTGCTAGCCACCGCCCCCGAGCTGGCCGGCAGCACCTACCGCGTGGTAAATACGGTGGGCCAGGCCGTGCGCAGTGGCGCGCTGGGCGCCAGCCTCGACGTGGCCGCGCTGCCCGCCGGCCTGTACCTGCTCGTAGTCACAACCAAAGACCAGCAAACGCTGAGTCGCCGCTTCACCAAGCTCTAG
- a CDS encoding L-dopachrome tautomerase-related protein, with protein MHLSRFGLPAGLALLAACTGGTGTEKSTSVATPPPVPTSESAKQLVSVATADTIWNGVAVSDNDRIFVLFPHNEGNPGTRIGELKNGKVTPWPTRAWNAWKKEGDPAKQAFVRANSLRFGPDGLLWIVDTGTPKSDAPPITDGPKLLAFDIAKNQLVKTIALDNYVKRKSFADDLRFHGDMIYVTDAGAPGLIILNQKTGQGRRLLDDDSTTTARRPMLGEGKKMVKPDGSDVKLHADQMEVSPDGKYYYFQTAAGPMYRVETKYLDDPKTSSADLAKQVKYFFNSPTCGGTAIDAAGNLYVADANEKRILKVTPAAKSSVLVQDPRLIWADALWIDHAGNLWIPVPQMNRTAGFQKGVETVAFPVHLFKMPIGAQPLRD; from the coding sequence ATGCACCTCTCTCGCTTTGGGCTGCCCGCCGGGCTGGCGCTGCTGGCGGCCTGCACCGGCGGCACCGGCACCGAAAAATCGACCAGCGTAGCCACCCCGCCGCCCGTGCCCACCTCCGAAAGCGCCAAACAACTCGTGTCGGTGGCCACCGCCGATACCATCTGGAACGGCGTGGCCGTGAGCGACAACGACCGGATATTCGTGCTGTTTCCGCACAACGAGGGCAACCCCGGCACCCGCATCGGCGAGCTGAAAAACGGCAAGGTGACGCCTTGGCCCACCCGCGCCTGGAACGCCTGGAAAAAGGAGGGCGACCCGGCCAAGCAGGCGTTTGTGCGTGCCAACTCGCTGCGCTTCGGCCCCGATGGCCTGCTGTGGATAGTAGACACCGGCACGCCCAAAAGCGACGCGCCGCCCATCACCGACGGCCCTAAGCTGCTGGCCTTCGATATTGCCAAAAATCAACTGGTCAAGACCATCGCGCTCGATAACTACGTGAAGCGCAAGAGCTTCGCGGATGACCTGCGCTTTCACGGCGACATGATTTACGTGACCGATGCCGGCGCGCCGGGCCTCATCATCCTCAACCAGAAAACCGGCCAGGGCCGCCGCCTGCTCGACGACGACAGCACCACTACCGCCCGCCGCCCCATGCTGGGCGAGGGCAAGAAAATGGTGAAGCCCGACGGCAGCGACGTGAAGCTGCACGCCGACCAGATGGAAGTATCGCCCGACGGGAAATACTACTATTTCCAAACCGCCGCCGGCCCCATGTACCGCGTCGAAACCAAGTACCTGGATGACCCCAAAACCAGCTCCGCCGACCTGGCCAAGCAGGTAAAATACTTTTTCAACTCGCCCACCTGCGGCGGCACTGCCATCGACGCGGCCGGCAACTTGTACGTGGCCGACGCCAATGAGAAGCGCATCCTGAAAGTGACGCCCGCCGCCAAAAGCAGCGTGCTGGTGCAGGACCCGCGCCTCATCTGGGCCGATGCGCTTTGGATAGACCACGCCGGCAACCTCTGGATTCCGGTGCCGCAGATGAACCGCACCGCCGGCTTTCAGAAAGGCGTCGAAACGGTAGCTTTCCCGGTGCACTTGTTCAAAATGCCCATCGGTGCCCAGCCGCTACGCGATTAG
- a CDS encoding Imm51 family immunity protein gives MSSTYPFKVAAAKAPADPARQFVILADVSGLDDYFKLFEDYGYGGDGLSWREHIETIIEEFQPGLLDHLEFEEDHSTFVAYADGPDAVRQFMEWVLPYFGDLGKLKKYLSQTDPGDFFA, from the coding sequence ATGTCCTCGACTTACCCCTTCAAAGTAGCGGCCGCCAAGGCGCCCGCCGACCCAGCCCGCCAGTTCGTCATCCTGGCCGATGTGAGTGGGCTCGACGATTATTTCAAGCTCTTCGAGGACTACGGCTACGGCGGCGACGGCCTTAGCTGGCGCGAGCACATCGAAACTATTATCGAGGAATTTCAGCCCGGCTTGCTCGACCACCTGGAGTTTGAGGAAGACCACAGCACCTTCGTGGCCTACGCCGACGGTCCCGACGCGGTGCGCCAGTTTATGGAATGGGTACTGCCGTATTTCGGCGATTTGGGCAAGCTTAAAAAGTACCTTAGCCAGACCGACCCCGGCGATTTTTTTGCCTGA
- a CDS encoding DMT family transporter translates to MPDSSRFSLPPVPAVLLAIISVQGGAAIAKGLFPVVGAAGTASLRIGLSALLLLVAVRPRLGQLRAAQWRAVVPYGLALGAMNFLFYCALARVPLGLGVTLEFVGPLLVALAGSRRWLDVLWAVLAGAGIALIAPWGGHGIDVVGMLFALAAGGCWAVYIVLGSRVAEVLPGNEAVAVGLLFASLAVLPFGLADGQLAHLTPRLLALGGALALLASALPFTLEMQALKRLPTRTFSILMSLEPAAAALCGWLFLRERLTPGQWLAVLLVMAASAGATLTARRAQAAVGGE, encoded by the coding sequence ATGCCCGATTCTTCCCGTTTTTCGCTGCCGCCCGTGCCGGCTGTTTTACTAGCCATTATCAGCGTGCAGGGTGGCGCGGCCATTGCCAAGGGGCTGTTTCCGGTGGTGGGGGCGGCGGGCACGGCCAGCCTGCGCATCGGCCTCTCAGCCCTGCTGCTGCTGGTGGCGGTGCGGCCCCGGCTAGGGCAGCTGCGGGCGGCGCAGTGGCGGGCCGTGGTGCCCTACGGCCTAGCGCTGGGCGCCATGAACTTCTTGTTTTACTGCGCCCTGGCCAGGGTGCCGCTGGGCCTGGGCGTCACGCTGGAGTTTGTGGGGCCGCTGCTGGTGGCGCTGGCCGGCTCGCGCCGCTGGCTCGATGTGCTGTGGGCGGTGCTGGCGGGGGCGGGCATCGCGCTCATTGCGCCCTGGGGCGGCCACGGCATCGACGTGGTGGGGATGCTATTTGCGCTGGCGGCGGGTGGCTGCTGGGCGGTATACATTGTGCTGGGCAGCCGCGTGGCCGAGGTGCTGCCCGGCAACGAGGCCGTGGCCGTGGGTCTTCTTTTTGCTTCGCTGGCCGTGCTGCCGTTTGGCCTGGCCGATGGGCAGCTGGCCCACCTCACGCCGCGCCTGCTGGCGCTGGGCGGGGCGCTGGCGCTGCTGGCCAGTGCCTTGCCTTTTACCTTAGAAATGCAGGCCCTCAAGCGTTTACCCACCCGCACCTTTAGCATCTTAATGAGCCTGGAACCGGCTGCGGCGGCGCTCTGTGGCTGGCTGTTTCTGCGCGAGCGCCTCACGCCCGGCCAGTGGCTGGCCGTGCTGCTGGTGATGGCGGCCAGCGCCGGGGCTACCCTCACGGCGCGCCGGGCGCAGGCTGCCGTGGGCGGCGAATAG